The following proteins are encoded in a genomic region of Clostridium kluyveri:
- a CDS encoding DUF5085 family protein: MINTYDYIRLTNVISQKYYFNYKDFENAMKDFLNEVNALNVNIKGFPFYSINVFPTTNENVGMEFFISVEEDYINVPEGMNFHSYFSIENMISTTVFNDYEKNSNEAFLRLKKFINENKLEQITPFFNVISGDYTLQYIFLKVGVIKSNESLLSTLKF, from the coding sequence ATGATTAATACTTATGATTATATAAGATTAACAAATGTAATCTCTCAAAAATATTATTTTAATTATAAAGATTTTGAAAATGCAATGAAGGATTTTCTTAATGAGGTAAATGCTTTAAATGTAAATATAAAAGGATTTCCGTTCTATTCTATTAATGTATTTCCAACTACAAATGAAAATGTAGGGATGGAGTTCTTTATTTCAGTAGAAGAAGATTATATAAATGTACCAGAAGGCATGAATTTTCATAGTTACTTTAGTATTGAAAATATGATTTCTACTACTGTATTTAATGACTATGAAAAAAACAGTAATGAAGCTTTTTTAAGATTAAAAAAGTTCATAAATGAAAATAAGTTAGAACAAATAACACCATTTTTTAATGTAATTTCAGGTGATTATACCTTACAATATATATTTTTAAAAGTTGGAGTTATCAAATCAAATGAATCACTTTTGTCAACCTTAAAATTTTGA